The Hyperolius riggenbachi isolate aHypRig1 chromosome 3, aHypRig1.pri, whole genome shotgun sequence genome window below encodes:
- the ACAN gene encoding aggrecan core protein isoform X3, with translation MTTLLLVFVCLRVIAAAISVEVSDHVNSLSVSIPEETPLNVQIGLSVTIPCYFINAVEHLTVAPSTAPLTPRIKWSRFNKGRETVLLVATDGKIRVNEAYKERVSLPNYPLIPTDVSLEIVNLLSGDSGTYRCEVMHGIEDSQDTIQVNVKGIVFHYRAISTRYTLDFENAKKACIQNSAVIATPDQLQSAYDDGFHQCDAGWLSDQTVRYPIHNPREPCYGDKEMFPGVRTYGVRETDETYDVYCFAEDMKGEVFYATSAAKFSFQEAEKQCQNLGARLATTGELYLAWQSGMDVCSAGWLADRSVRYPIFYPRPNCGGNLVGVRTVYLHPNQTGYPDPLSRYDAICYKDDAENITIQTVTQPGVELIFRQNVTEEEARGSIATLEGLDFTLTPSEDGFTATPEFPGTPLSPDLVPTKVPLENITEDSFLLWLENATAVPSAEATGEEVVVPVTAAIDAGKPISVSGVVFHYRAASSRYSLNFSQAKQACLDNHAFIATPAQLQAAYEAGFDQCDAGWIADQTVRYPIVNPRENCHGDKNGFPGVRNYGVVNPQEQYDVYCYIDKLRGEVFFATRPDHFTLQEAQDFCESKNATLASTGQIYAAWKLGLDKCRAGWLSDGSVRYPVVTPRQVCGGDKPGVRTVYLYANQTGFPDPLSKYNAFCFRASPFEEEEAPVTPSVEEEIFATKVVPGLEGLPSGEETTMEIVNATDFDNETDFWLTNVTVLPTVEEEIVRPSAIPPVATLPEDVSGEASASGVSGIPSGDISGEPSGDVSASGLPSGEEISGEPSGISGLPSGFELSGDISASGLPSGDVSGDISGLPSGFPSADGSASGFLDISGLTSVDLSGLPSGDVSGEVSGVEQVSGLPSGYEFVSGLPSASGDVSGFPSGVEFISGFPSGSGDVSGLPSGFPTIIHVDTTWILGSTKSPETELEGKGSTEFSASGDISGLPSTDFSGLASGLDLSGEPSGLDISGRPSGFFEVSGDVSGFDLSGLPSGIPEISGDISGFPDVSGDISGISGFPSGISGEESGDLSGVKEVSGVIFSGDHSGISGEASGFEDVSGAIDISGEISGISGEPSGAIDISGISSGIFDESGEPSGITLVDSSLVEFVTPSTKEEEGKGSIEISGFFSGDFSGDISGISGISGEPSGFIDAFGLASGDLLSGDEDISGLASGIIDLSGETSGIEFVSGLPSGIDDISGLTSGIPTISHIDFTLVEVPTTGPATEEAGQGPSGIFEISGFPSGEASTETSGIIDLSGFPSTTQESGDVSGFYASGIPHIKLITDDLIEAVTEPTVAQEVAGVTVPHIIETSASGDISGEAPLTVPDISGEPSGTPLTSGDVERFFEGSTEASVDVSGHETHSVPDLSGETSVPDIIISTSKPESEISLVSKEPEEAKQGTELSASASGDIIDENLTPAPLRELTPQALLDVTEDEVTAGIVGTCAEIQCGAGTCIEKEGRVHCHCPPGYGGDNCDIGIT, from the exons ATGACCACTTTATTATTAGTGTTCGTGTGTTTGCGTGTCATTGCTGCAGCAATATCCGTGGAAGTTTCAG accATGTTAACTCACTAAGCGTGAGCATACCTGAAGAGACTCCTCTCAATGTTCAGATTGGACTCTCAGTCACCATCCCCTGTTATTTCATTAATGCTGTGGAACATCTAACTGTGGCCCCCTCAACAGCACCCTTGACACCTAGGATTAAATGGAGCAGATTCAACAAAGGACGAGAAACAGTCTTGCTGGTGGCCACTGATGGTAAAATCCGTGTGAACGAAGCCTACAAAGAACGTGTTTCTTTGCCAAACTATCCTCTCATCCCTACCGATGTCAGTCTGGAAATTGTAAACCTGTTATCCGGTGATTCTGGAACCTACCGCTGTGAAGTAATGCATGGAATAGAAGATAGTCAAGACACAATACAAGTCAATGTGAAAG GGATCGTTTTCCACTACAGAGCAATCTCTACCAGATACACTTTGGACTTTGAAAATGCCAAGAAAGCTTGTATACAGAACAGTGCTGTCATCGCTACACCTGATCAGCTCCAGTCTGCCTATGACGATGGCTTCCACCAGTGTGACGCTGGGTGGCTTTCTGATCAGACAGTCAG GTATCCAATTCATAACCCCCGTGAACCTTGCTACGGTGACAAAGAAATGTTCCCGGGAGTTAGAACTTATGGTGTCCGGGAAACTGATGAAACCTATGATGTATATTGTTTCGCTGAAGACATGAAAG GTGAAGTGTTTTATGCAACATCTGCTGCAAAGTTCTCCTTCCAAGAGGCAGAGAAGCAATGCCAGAACCTTGGAGCTCGGTTGGCCACTACAGGAGAGCTCTATCTAGCTTGGCAGTCTGGCATGGATGTGTGTAGTGCTGGTTGGCTGGCTGATCGCAGTGTCAGGTATCCAATATTCTATCCACGCCCCAACTGTGGTGGAAACTTAGTTGGAGTCAGAACAGTCTATCTCCACCCTAACCAGACCGGATATCCAGATCCTCTGTCTCGCTATGATGCCATTTGCTATAAAG ATGATGCTGAAAACATTACTATTCAAACTGTGACCCAGCCTGGCGTGGAGCTCATCTTCCGGCAGAATGTTACTGAAGAGGAAGCTCGTGGCAGTATAGCTACCCTGGAAGGTCTAGACTTCACCCTAACACCTTCTGAAGATGGCTTTACAGCTACACCAGAATTTCCAGGAACGCCTTTAAGTCCAGACTTGGTGCCAACAAAAGTTCCTTTAGAAAACATCACTGAGGATAGCTTTCTGCTTTGGCTGGAAAATGCCACAGCTGTTCCATCTGCTGAAGCAACAGGTGAAGAGGTAGTAGTGCCAGTTACTGCTGCTATTGATGCTGGTAAACCAATCTCTGTAAGTG GTGTTGTGTTCCATTATCGAGCTGCATCCAGTCGATACTCCCTGAACTTCTCCCAGGCTAAACAGGCATGTCTGGACAACCATGCATTCATCGCAACGCCTGCTCAACTCCAGGCTGCCTACGAAGCTGGATTCGATCAATGTGATGCTGGGTGGATAGCAGATCAAACTGTCAG GTACCCCATTGTCAATCCTCGGGAAAACTGCCATGGAGACAAGAATGGTTTTCCAGGTGTCAGAAACTATGGTGTGGTGAATCCACAGGAACAATATGATGTGTATTGTTATATTGATAAACTGCGAG GAGAGGTGTTCTTTGCAACGCGTCCCGATCATTTCACTCtacaagaagcacaggacttttGTGAGAGCAAAAATGCCACCTTAGCTTCCACTGGACAAATTTATGCCGCCTGGAAGTTGGGATTAGATAAGTGTCGCGCAGGTTGGTTGTCTGATGGAAGTGTCCGGTATCCAGTTGTGACTCCTCGCCAAGTATGTGGGGGAGACAAGCCTGGAGTGCGAACAGTCTACTTGTACGCCAATCAAACAGGATTCCCTGATCCCCTGTCAAAATACAACGCCTTTTGTTTCAGAG CCTCTCCATTTGAAGAGGAAGAAGCTCCAGTCACTCCATCAGTTGAAGAGGAAATTTTTGCAACTAAAGTTGTTCCTGGTTTGGAGGGGTTACCTTCTGGGGAAGAAACGACTATGGAGATAGTGAATGCCACTGATTTTGACAATGAAACTGACTTCTGGTTGACAAATGTCACTGTCCTTCCAACTGTTGAAGAAGAGATAG TGAGACCTTCAGCAATTCCTCCAGTGGCAACGCTTCCAGAGGATGTAAGTGGAGAAGCATCTGCAAGCGGAGTAAGTGGTattccatctggagatatttctgGAGAACCTAGTGGAGATGTCTCTGCAAGTGGACTTCCATCAGGAGAAGAAATTAGTGGAGAGCCATCAGGAATAAGTGGACTTCCATCTGGCTTTGAATTATCTGGAGACATTAGTGCCAGTGGGCTTCCATCAGGGGATGTTTCAGGTGATATCAGTGGGTTACCTTCTGGGTTCCCATCTGCAGATGGATCTGCATCTGGATTCCTAGATATTAGTGGACTAACATCTGTGGACCTGAGTGGACTTCCTTCTGGAGATGTTAGTGGAGAGGTATCTGGTGTTGAGCAAGTTAGCGGGTTACCATCAGGGTATGAATTTGTAAGTGGTCTGCCTTCTGCTAGTGGAGATGTGAGTGGGTTTCCCTCTGGTGTTGAATTTATCAGTGGATTTCCATCTGGCAGTGGAGATGTCAGTGGACTTCCTTCTGGTTTCCCAACAATCATACATGTTGATACTACTTGGATATTAGGAAGTACTAAATCACCAGAAACTGAACTAGAAGGAAAAGGATCAACTGAGTTTAGTGCCTCAGGTGATATCTCTGGGTTACCTTCTACAGATTTTAGTGGTTTAGCTTCAGGACTGGATTTAAGTGGGGAACCTTCTGGATTAGATATTAGTGGTAGACCTTCTGGTTTCTTTGAAGTGAGTGGTGATGTATCAGGTTTTGATTTAAGTGGCTTACCATCTGGAATACCAGAAATCAGTGGAGACATATCTGGCTTTCCTGATGTAAGTGGGGATATTTCTGGCATTAGTGGATTTCCATCTGGAATAAGTGGGGAAGAATCTGGAGATTTATCAGGTGTGAAGGAAGTTAGTGGAGTGATATTCAGTGGTGATCATTCTGGTATAAGTGGTGAAGCTTCAGGTTTTGAGGATGTAAGTGGTGCAATTGACATTAGTGGAGAGATATCAGGTATAAGTGGTGAGCCTTCTGGAGCTATTGATATCAGTGGAATTAGCTCTGGTATTTTTGATGAAAGTGGGGAACCATCTGGTATCACTCTTGTAGATAGCAGCTTGGTAGAATTTGTCACACCATCAACAAAAGAAGAGGAAGGTAAGGGGTCTATAGAAATAAGTGGGTTTTTTTCTGGTGATTTTTCAGGTGACATATCTGGGATTTCTGGCATTAGTGGAGAACCATCAGGTTTTATAGATGCTTTTGGTCTTGCCTCTGGAGACCTCCTCAGTGGAGATGAAGACATCAGTGGACTGGCTAGTGGCATTATTGATTTAAGTGGAGAAACATCAGGAATTGAATTTGTAAGTGGTCTGCCCTCTGGTATTGATGATATAAGTGGACTGACATCTGGAATACCTACAATCTCCCATATAGACTTTACTCTAGTGGAGGTGCCAACAACAGGACCCGCAACAGAGGAGGCTGGTCAAGGACCATCTGGAATATTTGAAATAAGTGGGTTTCCTTCAGGAGAAGCATCTACAGAAACATCTGGAATTATTGATTTAAGTGGATTTCCATCTACTACACAAGAAAGCGGAGATGTGTCTGGCTTTTATGCTTCTGGAATTCCTCATATCAAACTCATCACTGATGACTTAATTGAAGCTGTGACTGAACCAACAGTTGCACAAGAGGTAGCTGGTGTGACTGTTCCACATATCATTGAAACATCTGCATCTGGGGATATAAGTGGAGAGGCGCCTCTCACTGTTCCTGACATCAGTGGAGAGCCATCAGGGACCCCTCTAACAAGTGGCGATGTTGAACGATTTTTTGAGGGTAGTACTGAAGCCAGCGTTGATGTGTCTGGGCATGAGACCCACTCAGTTCCTGACTTGTCTGGTGAAACATCTGTACCTGACATTATTATTAGTACATCAAAGCCAGAATCTGAAATAAGTCTTGTTTCAAAGGAACCTGAAGAAGCGAAACAGGGTACTGAACTATCTGCTTCTGCATCAGGAGATATTATAGATGAGAATTTAACACCAGCACCATTGAGAGAACTTACACCACAAGCCCTCCTTGATGTTACTGAAGATGAAG TGACTGCAGGCATTGTCGGGACCTGCGCTGAAATCCAGTGTGGGGCTGGAACatgtatagaaaaagaaggaaggGTTCACTGTCATTGCCCACCAGGCTACGGAGGGGACAACTGCGACATAG
- the ACAN gene encoding aggrecan core protein isoform X4, giving the protein MTTLLLVFVCLRVIAAAISVEVSDHVNSLSVSIPEETPLNVQIGLSVTIPCYFINAVEHLTVAPSTAPLTPRIKWSRFNKGRETVLLVATDGKIRVNEAYKERVSLPNYPLIPTDVSLEIVNLLSGDSGTYRCEVMHGIEDSQDTIQVNVKGIVFHYRAISTRYTLDFENAKKACIQNSAVIATPDQLQSAYDDGFHQCDAGWLSDQTVRYPIHNPREPCYGDKEMFPGVRTYGVRETDETYDVYCFAEDMKGEVFYATSAAKFSFQEAEKQCQNLGARLATTGELYLAWQSGMDVCSAGWLADRSVRYPIFYPRPNCGGNLVGVRTVYLHPNQTGYPDPLSRYDAICYKDDAENITIQTVTQPGVELIFRQNVTEEEARGSIATLEGLDFTLTPSEDGFTATPEFPGTPLSPDLVPTKVPLENITEDSFLLWLENATAVPSAEATGEEVVVPVTAAIDAGKPISVSGVVFHYRAASSRYSLNFSQAKQACLDNHAFIATPAQLQAAYEAGFDQCDAGWIADQTVRYPIVNPRENCHGDKNGFPGVRNYGVVNPQEQYDVYCYIDKLRGEVFFATRPDHFTLQEAQDFCESKNATLASTGQIYAAWKLGLDKCRAGWLSDGSVRYPVVTPRQVCGGDKPGVRTVYLYANQTGFPDPLSKYNAFCFRASPFEEEEAPVTPSVEEEIFATKVVPGLEGLPSGEETTMEIVNATDFDNETDFWLTNVTVLPTVEEEIVRPSAIPPVATLPEDVSGEASASGVSGIPSGDISGEPSGDVSASGLPSGEEISGEPSGISGLPSGFELSGDISASGLPSGDVSGDISGLPSGFPSADGSASGFLDISGLTSVDLSGLPSGDVSGEVSGVEQVSGLPSGYEFVSGLPSASGDVSGFPSGVEFISGFPSGSGDVSGLPSGFPTIIHVDTTWILGSTKSPETELEGKGSTEFSASGDISGLPSTDFSGLASGLDLSGEPSGLDISGRPSGFFEVSGDVSGFDLSGLPSGIPEISGDISGFPDVSGDISGISGFPSGISGEESGDLSGVKEVSGVIFSGDHSGISGEASGFEDVSGAIDISGEISGISGEPSGAIDISGISSGIFDESGEPSGITLVDSSLVEFVTPSTKEEEGKGSIEISGFFSGDFSGDISGISGISGEPSGFIDAFGLASGDLLSGDEDISGLASGIIDLSGETSGIEFVSGLPSGIDDISGLTSGIPTISHIDFTLVEVPTTGPATEEAGQGPSGIFEISGFPSGEASTETSGIIDLSGFPSTTQESGDVSGFYASGIPHIKLITDDLIEAVTEPTVAQEVAGVTVPHIIETSASGDISGEAPLTVPDISGEPSGTPLTSGDVERFFEGSTEASVDVSGHETHSVPDLSGETSVPDIIISTSKPESEISLVSKEPEEAKQGTELSASASGDIIDENLTPAPLRELTPQALLDVTEDEVTAGIVGTCAEIQCGAGTCIEKEGRVHCHCPPGYGGDNCDIG; this is encoded by the exons ATGACCACTTTATTATTAGTGTTCGTGTGTTTGCGTGTCATTGCTGCAGCAATATCCGTGGAAGTTTCAG accATGTTAACTCACTAAGCGTGAGCATACCTGAAGAGACTCCTCTCAATGTTCAGATTGGACTCTCAGTCACCATCCCCTGTTATTTCATTAATGCTGTGGAACATCTAACTGTGGCCCCCTCAACAGCACCCTTGACACCTAGGATTAAATGGAGCAGATTCAACAAAGGACGAGAAACAGTCTTGCTGGTGGCCACTGATGGTAAAATCCGTGTGAACGAAGCCTACAAAGAACGTGTTTCTTTGCCAAACTATCCTCTCATCCCTACCGATGTCAGTCTGGAAATTGTAAACCTGTTATCCGGTGATTCTGGAACCTACCGCTGTGAAGTAATGCATGGAATAGAAGATAGTCAAGACACAATACAAGTCAATGTGAAAG GGATCGTTTTCCACTACAGAGCAATCTCTACCAGATACACTTTGGACTTTGAAAATGCCAAGAAAGCTTGTATACAGAACAGTGCTGTCATCGCTACACCTGATCAGCTCCAGTCTGCCTATGACGATGGCTTCCACCAGTGTGACGCTGGGTGGCTTTCTGATCAGACAGTCAG GTATCCAATTCATAACCCCCGTGAACCTTGCTACGGTGACAAAGAAATGTTCCCGGGAGTTAGAACTTATGGTGTCCGGGAAACTGATGAAACCTATGATGTATATTGTTTCGCTGAAGACATGAAAG GTGAAGTGTTTTATGCAACATCTGCTGCAAAGTTCTCCTTCCAAGAGGCAGAGAAGCAATGCCAGAACCTTGGAGCTCGGTTGGCCACTACAGGAGAGCTCTATCTAGCTTGGCAGTCTGGCATGGATGTGTGTAGTGCTGGTTGGCTGGCTGATCGCAGTGTCAGGTATCCAATATTCTATCCACGCCCCAACTGTGGTGGAAACTTAGTTGGAGTCAGAACAGTCTATCTCCACCCTAACCAGACCGGATATCCAGATCCTCTGTCTCGCTATGATGCCATTTGCTATAAAG ATGATGCTGAAAACATTACTATTCAAACTGTGACCCAGCCTGGCGTGGAGCTCATCTTCCGGCAGAATGTTACTGAAGAGGAAGCTCGTGGCAGTATAGCTACCCTGGAAGGTCTAGACTTCACCCTAACACCTTCTGAAGATGGCTTTACAGCTACACCAGAATTTCCAGGAACGCCTTTAAGTCCAGACTTGGTGCCAACAAAAGTTCCTTTAGAAAACATCACTGAGGATAGCTTTCTGCTTTGGCTGGAAAATGCCACAGCTGTTCCATCTGCTGAAGCAACAGGTGAAGAGGTAGTAGTGCCAGTTACTGCTGCTATTGATGCTGGTAAACCAATCTCTGTAAGTG GTGTTGTGTTCCATTATCGAGCTGCATCCAGTCGATACTCCCTGAACTTCTCCCAGGCTAAACAGGCATGTCTGGACAACCATGCATTCATCGCAACGCCTGCTCAACTCCAGGCTGCCTACGAAGCTGGATTCGATCAATGTGATGCTGGGTGGATAGCAGATCAAACTGTCAG GTACCCCATTGTCAATCCTCGGGAAAACTGCCATGGAGACAAGAATGGTTTTCCAGGTGTCAGAAACTATGGTGTGGTGAATCCACAGGAACAATATGATGTGTATTGTTATATTGATAAACTGCGAG GAGAGGTGTTCTTTGCAACGCGTCCCGATCATTTCACTCtacaagaagcacaggacttttGTGAGAGCAAAAATGCCACCTTAGCTTCCACTGGACAAATTTATGCCGCCTGGAAGTTGGGATTAGATAAGTGTCGCGCAGGTTGGTTGTCTGATGGAAGTGTCCGGTATCCAGTTGTGACTCCTCGCCAAGTATGTGGGGGAGACAAGCCTGGAGTGCGAACAGTCTACTTGTACGCCAATCAAACAGGATTCCCTGATCCCCTGTCAAAATACAACGCCTTTTGTTTCAGAG CCTCTCCATTTGAAGAGGAAGAAGCTCCAGTCACTCCATCAGTTGAAGAGGAAATTTTTGCAACTAAAGTTGTTCCTGGTTTGGAGGGGTTACCTTCTGGGGAAGAAACGACTATGGAGATAGTGAATGCCACTGATTTTGACAATGAAACTGACTTCTGGTTGACAAATGTCACTGTCCTTCCAACTGTTGAAGAAGAGATAG TGAGACCTTCAGCAATTCCTCCAGTGGCAACGCTTCCAGAGGATGTAAGTGGAGAAGCATCTGCAAGCGGAGTAAGTGGTattccatctggagatatttctgGAGAACCTAGTGGAGATGTCTCTGCAAGTGGACTTCCATCAGGAGAAGAAATTAGTGGAGAGCCATCAGGAATAAGTGGACTTCCATCTGGCTTTGAATTATCTGGAGACATTAGTGCCAGTGGGCTTCCATCAGGGGATGTTTCAGGTGATATCAGTGGGTTACCTTCTGGGTTCCCATCTGCAGATGGATCTGCATCTGGATTCCTAGATATTAGTGGACTAACATCTGTGGACCTGAGTGGACTTCCTTCTGGAGATGTTAGTGGAGAGGTATCTGGTGTTGAGCAAGTTAGCGGGTTACCATCAGGGTATGAATTTGTAAGTGGTCTGCCTTCTGCTAGTGGAGATGTGAGTGGGTTTCCCTCTGGTGTTGAATTTATCAGTGGATTTCCATCTGGCAGTGGAGATGTCAGTGGACTTCCTTCTGGTTTCCCAACAATCATACATGTTGATACTACTTGGATATTAGGAAGTACTAAATCACCAGAAACTGAACTAGAAGGAAAAGGATCAACTGAGTTTAGTGCCTCAGGTGATATCTCTGGGTTACCTTCTACAGATTTTAGTGGTTTAGCTTCAGGACTGGATTTAAGTGGGGAACCTTCTGGATTAGATATTAGTGGTAGACCTTCTGGTTTCTTTGAAGTGAGTGGTGATGTATCAGGTTTTGATTTAAGTGGCTTACCATCTGGAATACCAGAAATCAGTGGAGACATATCTGGCTTTCCTGATGTAAGTGGGGATATTTCTGGCATTAGTGGATTTCCATCTGGAATAAGTGGGGAAGAATCTGGAGATTTATCAGGTGTGAAGGAAGTTAGTGGAGTGATATTCAGTGGTGATCATTCTGGTATAAGTGGTGAAGCTTCAGGTTTTGAGGATGTAAGTGGTGCAATTGACATTAGTGGAGAGATATCAGGTATAAGTGGTGAGCCTTCTGGAGCTATTGATATCAGTGGAATTAGCTCTGGTATTTTTGATGAAAGTGGGGAACCATCTGGTATCACTCTTGTAGATAGCAGCTTGGTAGAATTTGTCACACCATCAACAAAAGAAGAGGAAGGTAAGGGGTCTATAGAAATAAGTGGGTTTTTTTCTGGTGATTTTTCAGGTGACATATCTGGGATTTCTGGCATTAGTGGAGAACCATCAGGTTTTATAGATGCTTTTGGTCTTGCCTCTGGAGACCTCCTCAGTGGAGATGAAGACATCAGTGGACTGGCTAGTGGCATTATTGATTTAAGTGGAGAAACATCAGGAATTGAATTTGTAAGTGGTCTGCCCTCTGGTATTGATGATATAAGTGGACTGACATCTGGAATACCTACAATCTCCCATATAGACTTTACTCTAGTGGAGGTGCCAACAACAGGACCCGCAACAGAGGAGGCTGGTCAAGGACCATCTGGAATATTTGAAATAAGTGGGTTTCCTTCAGGAGAAGCATCTACAGAAACATCTGGAATTATTGATTTAAGTGGATTTCCATCTACTACACAAGAAAGCGGAGATGTGTCTGGCTTTTATGCTTCTGGAATTCCTCATATCAAACTCATCACTGATGACTTAATTGAAGCTGTGACTGAACCAACAGTTGCACAAGAGGTAGCTGGTGTGACTGTTCCACATATCATTGAAACATCTGCATCTGGGGATATAAGTGGAGAGGCGCCTCTCACTGTTCCTGACATCAGTGGAGAGCCATCAGGGACCCCTCTAACAAGTGGCGATGTTGAACGATTTTTTGAGGGTAGTACTGAAGCCAGCGTTGATGTGTCTGGGCATGAGACCCACTCAGTTCCTGACTTGTCTGGTGAAACATCTGTACCTGACATTATTATTAGTACATCAAAGCCAGAATCTGAAATAAGTCTTGTTTCAAAGGAACCTGAAGAAGCGAAACAGGGTACTGAACTATCTGCTTCTGCATCAGGAGATATTATAGATGAGAATTTAACACCAGCACCATTGAGAGAACTTACACCACAAGCCCTCCTTGATGTTACTGAAGATGAAG TGACTGCAGGCATTGTCGGGACCTGCGCTGAAATCCAGTGTGGGGCTGGAACatgtatagaaaaagaaggaaggGTTCACTGTCATTGCCCACCAGGCTACGGAGGGGACAACTGCGACATAG